From Diadema setosum chromosome 5, eeDiaSeto1, whole genome shotgun sequence, the proteins below share one genomic window:
- the LOC140228463 gene encoding protein inscuteable homolog: METLLCAEPWTNTLVSRNMYGPMDQASFNTGHPQKSALRCMNSEVDSVQRWLLDLQGATEGECMTLLETKPIHNSPLNLENVAATIKENIYRLQQRADCLSTEITQLFRKLKAGSMKQLRPAILSLCVHIRSCLKECNEFCPDMGHIQMSQQHVTDELGGLVKRYERSEGLNGNTQMLVIEPLASLSKALNSLLDAVQSELVMKLVMMVQDSASELNVKFAVLTVYSLSQESLWLRRLLVKGKALGALLAVCRIATLSIRSIVTTALQAISTLCSEPEGREEFYKIGGLGTLSEILASPTASERVKQEAASVLAEITSPDVDSYHRMLCFIEHMEDLIQNLTALCEQTCSTVVFLVATSAIANITFMDTMSSDYLAAFNTGKVLIEGYMKGKAPSMYSKHQVMTIIANMSGAETCKRQILEAGGMKLLVELLHLGSASSRRKTSSSSVKTGVCDGPLPCELDDDSGVTERADTSRGAGAMTGTSTFDQVYHKAAVALGRLCRDYETAMLAVELNVIPRLVELCRHRRERNDNESVLVACLAALRRLHSNVGGSPFREEDLQTLIQPCLMESFQACSSSDEGRESFV, encoded by the exons ATGGAGACCCTGCTTTGTGCTGAGCCATGGACCAACACATTGGTATCAAG GAACATGTATGGTCCCATGGACCAAGCCAGCTTCAACACTGGACATCCTCAGAAATCTGCACTCAG GTGTATGAACAGTGAGGTGGATTCTGTCCAGCGCTGGCTGCTAGATCTCCAGGGCGCGACGGAGGGCGAATGCATGACCCTCTTGGAGACGAAGCCCATCCACAACTCACCGCTTAATCTGGAGAACGTTGCCGCCACCATCAAAG AAAATATCTACAGGTTGCAACAGAGGGCTGATTGCCTATCCACTGAAATAACCCAACTCTTCAG AAAATTAAAAGCAGGTTCCATGAAGCAGCTGCGGCCGGCCATTTTGTCACTGTGTGTCCACATACGATCCTGCCTGAAGGAGTGCAATGAGTTCTGCCCAGATATGGGACACATTCAGATG AGCCAGCAGCATGTTACAGATGAGTTAGGAGGGCTCGTTAAGAGATATGAAAG GAGTGAAGGTCTGAATGGTAACACACAGATGCTGGTCATAGAGCCCCTGGCGTCCCTGAGCAAAGCCTTAAACTCATTGCTTGATGCCGTCCAGTCAGAGCTTGTGATG AAACTGGTCATGATGGTGCAGGACTCGGCCAGCGAGCTCAACGTGAAATTCGCGGTGCTGACCGTGTACAGTTTGAGCCAGGAGAGCCTCTGGCTGCGCAGGCTGCTGGTCAAGGGGAAAGCCCTGGGGGCGCTCTTGGCCGTCTGCCGAATTGCCACCCTCTCCATACGCAGCATCGTGACGACTGCGCTGCAAGCCATCTCCACCCTGTGCTCGGAGCCAGAAGGCAGGGAGGAGTTCTACAAG attGGTGGTCTCGGAACCCTGAGTGAAATCTTGGCCTCACCGACAGCCAGCGAGAGGGTGAAGCAGGAGGCGGCCTCAGTCCTGGCAGAGATCACCTCCCCGGACGTGGACAGCTACCACCGCATGCTGTGCTTCATCGAACACATGGAGGACCTCATACAAAACCTGACAG CCCTTTGTGAGCAGACCTGCAGCACAGTAGTCTTCCTGGTGGCCACGTCGGCCATCGCTAACATCACCTTCATGGATACCATGTCGTCCGACTACCTGGCGGCATTTAACACGGGCAAGGTCTTGATTGAAGGCTACATGAAGGGAAAGGCTCCCAGCATGTACAGCAAACACCAG GTCATGACAATTATTGCCAACATGTCAGGGGCAGAAACCTGTAAACGGCAAATCCTCGAGGCCGGTGGGATGAAACTCCTCGTCGAACTGCTCCATCTCGGCTCGGCATCATCCAGGAGAAAGACCTCATCCTCGTCGGTCAAGACCGGTGTTTGTGATGGCCCGCTACCCTGTGAGTTGGACGATGATAGTGGGGTAACGGAAAGAGCCGATACGAGTCGTGGTGCTGGAGCAATGACTGGGACCTCCACTTTCGACCAGGTGTACCACAAGGCTGCTGTTGCACTCGGTAGGCTGTGTCGAGATTATGAGACCGCCATGTTGGCGGTAGAACTCAATG TGATTCCAAGGCTTGTGGAGCTGTGCAGACATCGCAGGGAGAGAAATGATAATGAATCGGTCCTGGTTGCCTGCCTA GCAGCACTCCGCAGACTGCACAGCAATGTGGGCGGGTCACCTTTTAGGGAAGAGGACCTGCAGACTCTCATCCAGCCTTGCCTCATGGAGTCATTCCAAGCCTGCTCCTCCTCTGACGAGGGCAGGGAGAGCTTCGTATAG